AATATTATGCATCTAAATCAGAACTTTagtatatttgttttttaaaaagctctcaatataattataatttttaatcaaaattcattcatctaatgaatgacaagaaatttgatttgtgaaaaatatattttctaaaaaattttatagaaaaaatatataaaattttataatttttttctattttttatacaattctAATAAATCAAGAAATAGAATGCAATGATTAAAAAGtcaatttaacgatataaaattcTTGTCTTCCTTTTAGTGTTATCTCAATtagcataaacattttttatgcaataattttttataataatatttaaattttaaataaattcgttacattatatcaaaaaatttaagttattattattcaaacatccacatttactaaatttaataattagtcACATAAAATAACATTCCATACATCACACGGATGAAATACTAATATATAAAAGTAATCCAAAACTTAAAATCGTAATAGAAATTATATTGTTGATCGTTCGTACACAGATCTTTCACCTTGATGAACTTTTACAGCTAATAACCTCAATTGGTGGATTGCCTTCGTTACTTAAGTAACTCATGAAGCTACCAAATAAGCCTCAACGGGGGTTATTACTACATCGTCGACTTGGACAATTATAATTTGGCCTGACTTAAGCGTGGTATATTTTTGGTCATGTCCAATATAATGCAGTTGAGACATTTTTATGCAATGTTAAATTAAAGTAGAAATTCATATTGATGAAACCTAAATAATTACAAAACCCACAGATCAGTCagtcttttatttttgttgtttaaatttaataattttatttgttcTGTTTATAATTTAATGTAATTTTTACAAGGAATTCAAATCAGCACTCTAAAATTCTTTGAAACGGGTAGGCCCGAATCTTATTTTCTTTATGTTACGTGTTGCGAGATGATGACAAAAAAATTGTGATCTCGAGATTCTTTGCGGCGATCGTCTCAGTTGcctagaaaaaagaaaaaagaaaaatgaaaaaagcaCAATGTCAGAGGGAAAGTAAACCCCTTTTTCCTTCACAAAGTCAACCGGAGCCGGCGCTGGTTGTATGCTTGTCGAGCCAAGGGAACTGTAGGTATGCCGGGAACTGATCGTCGATACATTCTCCGGGGTCAGGTCCAGCTAAATCCTCCAAACCCTCGAAGAAATCATCTTCCAACGCCATGTCCGAAATGCTTAAATCGTCATCCTCAGTTTCTGCCAACTCCTTGCTGCTCTCTAACATTCCAGGCGTCTGAGAGAGGTCTTCTGGCGGTAACGTTGGAGGAGAGCAAGACGGTTTGTCAGGGTTTTCGGAGCTGGTATTCGCCGCCGCCTGCTTCTGGCGGGTGCAGCCGGCGAGTGAGTTGCGGTGAGTGGGAATAGGGTGGTTGTGCTCGGCTGTGTAGGTGATGATGAACATTCCCGGGTCGGATTTATTCCGCTCCACTTGTTTTCTTGCCATACAGCCTTTTGAGGTGCTGCATTTATAGTATCCCCTGTTTGTCAACCACAAAAAGAAAAACTATTATCAATCAAATTACAAATACTCGAGAAACGCCAACTTTCTGAAATTAGGGAATAGTTAAAAAGAAACATAGTGTtcgaatttaatgaaaaatgaaagagGGAATGATTGGATTGAATTAAAAATCGAAGAACCAAACCTTGGATAGGGTGAACCTTTAATGGGTTTTTGCCCATATTTTCTCCAAGACCACATATCAGATGATAAGCTCTCTGCCGGAACATGACAAACCCTCTTCAAACTGTTCTTCCTACACAATAATCAACCGAAACAAGAAGGAAAAACTGAAACTCAGAGCCGAAAAATTGAACCACCAACACCGATATTTTCTCCCGTCCTCCAACAAATCATTTCAAAGCTATAAATTTCACCTTCAAGtgtacaaatttaattttaccTTCTTTTGGCCGACCTCGAACTATGATTCTGTGAAGCAGTAGTAGCTTTTGAGTCATTAGCAACAGATATGAGTAGCTCCTTTTGCGTCATCTGACTCTGTTGGAGTAATCGCTGTGCCAGTTGCTGCTGCTGTTGCTCCGACGATGACAGCCCTTGAAACCCCCCAAGAACAGAGAGCGGTGAAATGGGTAAACTTTTTGGAGAAATAACCGATCGTATTTGTGGAGATGGCTGATGTGATCTTGCGAAAAATGGTTTGCATAGATCATGCAGGTCTTCAATGAAGCTCTCCCTCTTGTGTTGAAACAGATCTTGACAGTAAGCAGCGGAAGTGTTGGAATTTTGTTGGAAATTAGTGGTAAAAAGATCATCCGAGGGATTTGGGATAGAGGCGGTGGTGGCCGTGGAACTGGCGGTGGTGGAGGTGGAGCCACAGCCTCTTACCACTGCGTGCAGATCCCAATCGTCCTCCATTTTCCTGCTTCTTTTAGTCTGATATGAAAAGACAAGAGAAGGCGCTGACTTTTGGAAGGGTGGGAGAGAAGTGGGGAAAAAGAATAATGCACGGtttctaaaaaaagaaaagaaaacaatttaatttatcTACAATATTAATAAAGAGACTCAAATAATAACTAAAGCTTTTttcttaaattcaaatttgtcattttacatatttatttcttgaattttcacattttataattacaaaaaataatatcaataaatctcctgttatatttaatttaatttttaaaatattttgattgaatcAAAAACTTTGAGAATAAGTTATGTACAATACACAATATTCACATATCATATTATACATAATGTGTGTGCACAATCACTAATATATAATAATGGAGAGCACTTATGGTTGACAAATTGATGTTCCCAACAATTGAGTTGGttaattttcaaaacaaaaaatatatttttataatatacttAATCTCATAGAAAACGAATATAATCATTTGCACCGGTCAGTTacatgtatttattttatttagcaaCTTATTTGATTAACCACGAGGAAAGTGGGAAAATCAAATAGAATCTTACACTATGTTTGATTATTCTTTCTTCCCTAAcatatttagaaaaatattatttttatatattattcaaaGAAATGTTAGATATACAAAAAGacattttttttgaataaaaatcaaaaatatttttataatttgtcaGTGTTAGTATAACTTTAttgtattttgaaaaaaaaaaaaaaaaaaagatatttgaatCAGATGCTTTGATTCGGTTGACTTTTGTATGAGTCAAAGAGGTGAGAGAGATAAGAGAGAAAGTCCACGCGGCTTTGTGTGCATTGTGATTCGAGACACAGAGAAAGGCGGCAGAGCCACGTCGGTGGCTTCCTCTCTCTATTCTCTTAAGTACGTTCTTTGATATATAATACTCACTCCactattatttttagaatacataaaataatgattttgttaataaattttattttataatttttttaatgtgtataaaaataattatattttataatttttttaatgtgtatAAAAATAATTANNNNNNNNNNNNNNNNNNNNNNNNNNNNNNNNNNNNNNNNNNNNNNNNNNNNNNNNNNNNNNNNNNNNNNNNNNNNNNNNNNNNNNNNNNNNNNNNNNNNNNNNNNNNNNNNNtatatataaatataaaacggGATGTCTGACAGATATTTTTCACGAGATTGACCTTTTCGAAGAAAATAAACGGCTCTGCACAGTAAATAGCATGTGATCAACGGCTGCCGGGTGGTGATGTGCGTGACATAGGAATGAGGATAGCATGACGTATTGACGTCTATGTATATACTTGTTACTTATTTTATTCAGTAACTTTTTTGTATAGGTGTTTTTTTTGACATCACGCGTACTAGAGAATTTTAACTGTGTATATTTTACATCCATGTTTTGATAGGGCTTGTTTGTTGTCTTGAAAGAAAATTCAGAAGAAGGCAATGAAGACATGGAGCCATACAGTTGTAGTAAACCAAATCAACTAAAGCTTATGTCAATTTCCAGGCTTCTCTGGTTTGTTACTTGGCCCTGATGGAACCAACTGGCATTTGGGGAAATGGTGCAAGAAGGTATTCAGCATGCAACAGGTGATTTAATTGCTGTCGGAGCTGATGGAAGAGGTGGTAGAATCATAGTCCTAAGAACTCTTGATCAATCATCATTGGTAAACTCATTCTCCTAGCTACTTTATTACAAATGAAAACAAGAATTCAACACTCGTTCATCAATCAAGTAGTTTCATCAAATTGTGAAATTGACTGAATGTTCTTATTTCAGATTGATTGGTCAGAGTTATATACTTAGTACTCAAACTTTCTTAACAAACCTTTTGAATCATGACTTGGAATTGGGTTGAACTATGTTTGAGCTTGGTTTAAGTTGAATGCATGAAAATGAGGgttgaataatgttttaaatcCTTGGGAAATTAGTGAAGTCTTCTTAGTTTTGCTGTTAGGTTCTTTATAACTCAGCTGTGAATTTTGTTGCATTGAAGTGAAGTGTGTAAAACATATATTTCCTGTTTCTTTAGGCACAAGAAAATAATGACACCTTTTCTTGGGCAAAAAAGTGCAAACATGGTGCCAAAACAAGTAGGTTGCAGCCTCAAGGATGCCTgcatttctttcaaaaatcaGGCCAAATGATCCAGATAGATTGTTTGATAATTTTGGTAAGCCTGCAACCTGTACGGAGCTCGAGTATAGATTTGTGTTCTTTATTGAACGAAGCTATTGAAGAAGAGTTGAAAGTAAATTAAACGTTGATAGATATTCAAACCATCCATTTACATCATATGCAAATCATTAAATTGCattcaaatttatgattaaaatatatttgaataaattaaattaaatcacatttaaattaatttcattttagtTAATTGCCTTTATTAATATTTGTGATTGATTTCCAATCACAtcgttttcaattttttttaagttcattttcatatatatttaaaataaatacttCATCTTCTGTCCTAAATATACAAATTGTATTACTTTTTTCAACTTTTCCAAATACGTACTCAAAGTGACTTTCAAATTCCAATGTATGGTCAAGTGCCCAATTTTGCAAgcattcattattatttttttaaccgatatatttgtaattaatatattaaatacatatgaggagataatttttttaaataaatacacatgaagatcattttcttaattacaTAATTGACCGAGGTTATTTTACAAATTGTCTCTTTAAAGTCATCCtcaaataaactttttaaatttatcatttGATAAAATAGtatacaattattttaaaaagatattCAAGGGCAAATGTGTAAATTTCTCACATGCCCTCTAGCTCTTCAATTTGAAGTAACTTGTTCTCCATTTTGATTCAATCGTAACGCCCGCACAGAAACGAACGCAATCGATCTAAGGAGCGGACTTGAGGTAAACTTTATCTTTTTTATCTCTCATTTTTCAGTTTGCATGTTTGTTTAATTCTCTTATTTTCTCAGTTCATATGTTTGTTAATTCTCTAATTTTCTGCATAAAGTGTGATTGATTGCTAATTATTCGCACATATAACTTGTTTTCATTTTCACGTCTGTATGATTATGTGAAgattgatttaattatttttcttgagaTCTCTCGGGATCTGTAATGACGTAGCTGAATATGCGGCAGCGGTTTTGTGGATggtgaatatttatttttctgcgAATGAATCTTTGATGATAATGCATCACAAGATAGCTTTCCTACGATCTAGGTAGTTATTTTTTGGTCAATCAACTGCTTATAATTGTATGTAGCTCCATAGTGCAAATTGTGGCTTTTTTCCTTTGAAAAAAAGTTTACTTCTGGATTGTTGGAGCGCAGTGAAGATTGAGAATGATAAGATATGGTTTATGAGAATGGAGAGTTTTTCCTACCAATTTGTTAAGTGTGTTAAAGTAGCATTGATAAAGACATAAAGTGGCGATTACCTTTGACTAGTGACTTGTGAGGAATTTATTGTATTCTTCGTGATTTATTAGAACTACCAGGAATTCCATTTTTTTGAGTAGTTGTGTATGATTGTTACCATACATTTTGAGAACACATCCTATTTGACCATGGGTTCAATTAGTTTTACCTTAACTGTAAATTCTTCAGCCTTTAATCAATCAATTTTGAGGTTTGAAAATTTATCAGTTTTCCAATCCGTGAATTTCATGGGCGAGTTCATAGTGGAAAGACTTTAACTTTTTCTGTTATATAGATACCATTTGTTTACATGCGTTGACTTTGtcttgttttcaaatattagttttcTTATGAAACGACtgataaatttttcttttttgaaacgGTATTTCCATCTCGACTTAGTGAACTTTTTAAAGATTAGTTTTTCCTATGAAACCACTGATTTGTTCTGGAGGAATTTTTGTAGGCTTATAGGGAGATTATGTCAGGAACTGAGGAAGTAAAAGAACAAACAGATGGTGCCATGGAGGATGCTGACAAGTCCATGTCATCAACACACCAGGAGGTTGTGCTCACATCACGTTCATTTTGGTGTATTTTTCAACTTCTTATTCATTTAAGTCTTATTCTATGTTAATGTTATTTGCAGGAGGAAGCTGTCAAGAAGAAATATGGAGGAATAATCCCCAAGAAACCACCACTAATTTCTAAGGTAAACTTCCAGCATATGTTCCGAAAGAATCTCGATGGTTCTTTTCTGAAATGTAAATTTATGATGCCAGGATCATGAGCGTGCTTATTTTGATTCTGCTGATTGGGCTCTAGGGAAGGTACTTGCTTTTTTGAATCTGCACCTATTTTTACATGCTTGAAACCTGAAATGCATTTTAGCCCGTATTTACTAATGTTACATGGGCACAGCAAGGTGTTGAGAAACCAAAAGGACCACTCGAGGCTCTCCGGCCTAAGTTACAGGTAATTATCAATATGAAAATCTATAGGTGATATGTATTATGAAATTTACTCATTTAGAGCTTCTCTTCTTCCCATGCTAAATATTCTGCTGTGAATACTTTTGTATACTTTTGGTGCACAATGCTTGTTATCTGTATTTGGCTACAAAGGTATATAAAATTGGAAGTCACTTTCCAATCCATGTAGAAGTAGGATTTTCTTGCTTGATTTTGTTCATAATGACATTGCAATGCCAAAACGGATGCAGCAAAGATAAAAGTATTCATGAAGAAGGGTAAGACATTGATTGTGACTGCAACTGAGTTGTTATGATCTGTGTTTATACTCTGCATGTTAAGATTGACCTACTTGTGCACAAAAATTACAAGAGGACTGTGTAGTAAATTAACAGCATCATGATACATTTTCTATTTAATCTTCTGAGAATTGACCTTGGCACTTGAGCACTGAGTCTCCGGTGTGGTAAAATTTATAGCAACGTGAtactttttaaatttcatcTTCTAAGAATTGACATTGGACCTTGACCATTAAGAGTCTCTGACGAATTTCTTTGATCATTTTTACCTTTCTACCGATGATGACTTATTTGTATATGATGTTCAGCCAACTCAACAGCAAACTCGGTACCGCAAGTCTCCTTGCGCTCCATCAGAAGGTGAAGGTGCATGATTTGCTATTTTTCCATGTTTCAGCTTTTACCAGAGAAATGCTGTATAAAAGATATCACCTGTATGCTGAGGGAGAAATTGTTTCTGTGCGTAGACGGAAATACTGCCCAACCAGAGGATGGAACCCCAAGTTCATGAATTTTGATCTTGTGGTTACGGGGGAGATCGAAAATTTGTGTatgctgaaataaataaatgatgaTGATCAGTCAATACCTGCTCGTGGAGTTGTACTTTCGGCTGCTATGTTTTTTCCAGATTGACCAATCTTATATCCCATCTTACTTTTGTTGTAGACTACTTTACTACTGTCAAATGAACACTCAGTATAGAAGTTGATGTTTCAGGCCCTCTGCTATGCCCCCCTACTTTCTGTTTCTTTTTCCCTATTTTATTCTCTAGGTATTGAAATTGTTGCAGGACTAACCTGAGATCCACATACTCATGCTATGCTTGGGTCTGTTTTATGATGTTTTTGTAGATACGAAACTATCTTTCTTTTTTGAGTGGAAtgtgatatataaatttttttttttttgaggaagCACTCGATATTTAAAGCGTGGCATAAGTTGTCATAATATAATATGGTGCTACTGTGGATGTGGAACGTGCTCTTTAGTCtttcctaataaaaaaaaagaggggGCAAAATTTGATGTTCCAAATTTCCAATAGCTATCAGCCAACCACATTCAGATTTCTTCCGATACGGACACCTCTATCACTTCTTaataaatcaatacaaaatatatttaaattcgcATACATTGAATTTGTTTCTACCCCAGAGGTATTAATTAAACGTAAGAACAGATCGAATGACATGATTATTCTGTGTTGTGAAATTTATTGGTGAGATAGCCGTATGtcagttaattatattatatttatattattaaatactaTCTTGGTCATCAAATGTAGATTTCCTAATATTGTTCTTGttttactttaaatatttttattgactaACGATAATGTGTTACCAGCCCAGCTAGTCATCAATTCTCCCGCCCGCCACGTGTACGGTCACGATGTGCACGTCGTCTCCCTCTCCCATGTTAGCATGGACCGCAATTGCTTCGCGTTTTGTTGGACTGATCACACATGGTGTCAGTGTATCCCAATCCCTCCCCGTCTCAGGATTTTACCCACTTCTACGGTTTTTATATAGGGCGGGGATCCCATGAGAACTTGGATCAATGCTCATTTGCTTGAATCTTCGTCCTCGAGGACCCGAATAAGATGACCCGGAAGCCATACACTATTACTAAATCCAGAGAGAGCTGGAGTGAGCAGGAGCATGACCAATTTCTTGAAGCCCTTCAATTGTAAGTGTGTGTCACGGTTAGGTTCCAAAAGACTCCTACTTTTATGTCTCACCGAACTTGATCGTTTTAAGTTGGAAGGGAGGAGGTTATCATCTAAAGTGTATCTGAATTGCACGTATATACTTTAAAGATTTATATGTTTCCTACTTTAAGAAGGAAAAGTAATGAAATCGAAGGCGAATGAAAGATTTTATGGTATTTTACACGTGCTGTTTGTACTTCGTTTTTGGTTTACTTAACTATTATCCAGATTTGACCGTGACTGGAAGACGATTGAGGCATTTGTTGGGTCAAAAACTGTTATGCAGGTAAACCTTTAGCTACATCGCAATTCAACGGTCTTTGTGTACATGCTTTGATTATGTTACAATTTACAAATTTCGTCAATCCCTTCAATCATTTGTTAACCCTCATTCTGACTGACTTCTTTGTTGATAATTTAAGGTCACTTTGCaatgttgaatttttttgtcGTGTTTCATATGGCCTGTTTTTTGCATCATAGGAGGTTCTAGGCTACAGAATGCGGTATCAACTCAGTTGTTAAACTAGTGTTTGCTCGAATATATTGCCTCGAAGTTCTTGTTTTTTCCCAGACAAATGTAAAAATGCCGAGCACACTGGCATGTATTTAAGTAGCCGAAGTACGGTTACGATTTGGAGGATTGAACCTTGTAGGAGAGTTTACTTGCTGCATTACCGTGTTGGCGAAAATATCACACTTAAACATGATATTTGGTGAAATCTGATCTTAAGGATTTTTCTGTGTTTGTCATGCTGACTGTTATTTCATAGACTAAACGATGTGCACGCGTTGCAGATTCGTAGCCACGCCCAGAAATATTTTCTGAAGGTGCTGAAGAATGGAAAAAGTGAACATGCACCTCCCCCACGGGCCACGTCCAAAGAGAAAAGCAAATCATCCTTATCCACACAAAGCTTCAAAAAAATGGTGAGCATATTCTGGTTTATCCACGCATGTCTTGATTTTTTGTGCTGGATATCTTGTCAAATTCAATTACTTTGTGCCCGTATTTGAATATAAACCAATGCAGCTATTTCTCTAGCTACAGGAGTGTTGCAATCATCAGCTGCAGTTCTCGATTCTGCGTGTGGTGCACAGCCCGATTCGTTATCAGTACGTTCAAATCCAGTTGGCAGTATACATTTTGTCTCCTTGGATGGAAACAGAGCATTTGTCAAGGGGTTTGTTTCTGTTGCTGTTCCGTCTTCTTTTAAATTAGTGCTGGTGAAATCATTGTCCCTGTGTTTCAGATAATACTGGAACATCTGGTGGTACCATGGTTAAAAATGTAGCAGCTCTAACCACGCAACGAGTGGTGGATCGATTTTGGTTTACTTATGGATGCTTTACTCTGATATCTCGCAGCCTATCCTCTTGTTTGGGTTTTATTTACTGTTTTACTTCTTGGGTGCtggatttttcaaaaaattccaAATGCCATATATATTAAATCATCACATTTAACCCTTCGTTTGGGGTCTGCCCCTGAGAGAGAATGAGCATTTTGCAGTCCACATTTGAGGCGGATATTGTCCATAAATGTATCAATATGTATGCttagttttatatgttgatttcAAAGTTGTACTAtattaatttgaattaaaaaatttatgaaaatatacattCTCATttctaattaataataataaaatttatattgcttaataaataaaaaatgtaaagaGTAATGTATCATGTCAATGTGAGTAAATGAAATCAACTCtagcttaaataaatatatgctaatttttctttaaaataaactttttatccTGTAATATTTCTAagtaaagtaattttttttacatttacatgatttttaaaagttatttgcattttaaattgattgagatcatcaaatttgatatattatataGTTCTCAACTCATCATTTTATATACTAAGCGAATAAATTGATGCAA
This window of the Primulina huaijiensis isolate GDHJ02 chromosome 3, ASM1229523v2, whole genome shotgun sequence genome carries:
- the LOC140972724 gene encoding WRKY transcription factor 22-like codes for the protein MEDDWDLHAVVRGCGSTSTTASSTATTASIPNPSDDLFTTNFQQNSNTSAAYCQDLFQHKRESFIEDLHDLCKPFFARSHQPSPQIRSVISPKSLPISPLSVLGGFQGLSSSEQQQQQLAQRLLQQSQMTQKELLISVANDSKATTASQNHSSRSAKRRKNSLKRVCHVPAESLSSDMWSWRKYGQKPIKGSPYPRGYYKCSTSKGCMARKQVERNKSDPGMFIITYTAEHNHPIPTHRNSLAGCTRQKQAAANTSSENPDKPSCSPPTLPPEDLSQTPGMLESSKELAETEDDDLSISDMALEDDFFEGLEDLAGPDPGECIDDQFPAYLQFPWLDKHTTSAGSG
- the LOC140972004 gene encoding protein CCA1-like isoform X2 — its product is MTRKPYTITKSRESWSEQEHDQFLEALQLFDRDWKTIEAFVGSKTVMQIRSHAQKYFLKVLKNGKSEHAPPPRATSKEKSKSSLSTQSFKKMLQECCNHQLQFSILRVVHSPIRYQYVQIQLAVYILSPWMETEHLSRGLFLLLFRLLLN
- the LOC140972726 gene encoding uncharacterized protein isoform X1; this encodes MSGTEEVKEQTDGAMEDADKSMSSTHQEEEAVKKKYGGIIPKKPPLISKDHERAYFDSADWALGKQGVEKPKGPLEALRPKLQPTQQQTRYRKSPCAPSEGEDGNTAQPEDGTPSS
- the LOC140972004 gene encoding uncharacterized protein isoform X1; amino-acid sequence: MTNFLKPFNCKCVSRLGSKRLLLLCLTELDRFKLEGRRLSSKVFDRDWKTIEAFVGSKTVMQIRSHAQKYFLKVLKNGKSEHAPPPRATSKEKSKSSLSTQSFKKMLQECCNHQLQFSILRVVHSPIRYQYVQIQLAVYILSPWMETEHLSRGLFLLLFRLLLN
- the LOC140972726 gene encoding uncharacterized protein isoform X2, coding for MSGTEEVKEQTDGAMEDADKSMSSTHQEEEAVKKKYGGIIPKKPPLISKDHERAYFDSADWALGKQGVEKPKGPLEALRPKLQPTQQQTRYRKSPCAPSEDGNTAQPEDGTPSS